The Acidobacteriota bacterium genome includes a region encoding these proteins:
- a CDS encoding DNA-directed RNA polymerase subunit alpha, translating to MLWKGFQRPKRLEFERDTLNDRFARFYAQPFERGFGTTIGNTMRRVLLSSIEGAACSAVKIDGVLHEFSPIPGVVEDATDLILNLKQIPLKMHVDHMKTLYVRVDKAGEVRARDIEPDADIEILEPDAHIATVSEGGKLHMEMRIKRGRSYVTADRNFDEDLGIGWIPIDSVHSPVRKVNYLVEAARLGQTTDFEKLTLDVWTNGAVTPRDAVSLAARLVRDHLNIFVNLEESMEQGEDGQGSAPGPTAGNEHLDKSVEELELSVRSYNCLKNANIRTIRELVQKSEGEMLKTKNFGRKSLNEIKDILQTMGLSLGMRVDSAARTAAE from the coding sequence ATGCTGTGGAAGGGTTTCCAGCGGCCGAAGAGGCTGGAGTTCGAGCGTGACACTCTGAACGACCGGTTCGCCCGGTTCTACGCTCAACCGTTTGAGCGGGGATTCGGCACGACTATCGGCAATACGATGAGGCGCGTGCTCCTGTCGTCAATCGAAGGCGCAGCCTGCTCGGCGGTGAAGATCGACGGTGTGCTGCACGAGTTCTCGCCCATCCCCGGGGTGGTCGAAGACGCCACCGATCTCATCCTCAACCTGAAGCAGATCCCGCTCAAGATGCACGTCGATCACATGAAGACGTTGTACGTGCGGGTCGACAAAGCCGGCGAGGTCAGGGCCCGCGACATCGAGCCCGATGCCGACATCGAAATTCTCGAGCCGGATGCCCACATCGCGACGGTGTCCGAGGGCGGCAAACTCCACATGGAGATGCGGATCAAGCGGGGACGGAGCTACGTCACCGCGGACCGCAACTTCGATGAGGACCTCGGGATCGGCTGGATCCCCATTGACTCGGTGCATTCGCCGGTCAGGAAGGTCAACTACCTGGTCGAGGCCGCGCGCCTCGGGCAGACCACCGACTTCGAGAAGCTGACGCTGGATGTGTGGACCAATGGCGCCGTGACGCCGCGCGATGCGGTGTCGCTGGCCGCCCGGCTCGTGCGGGACCACCTGAACATCTTCGTCAACCTCGAAGAATCGATGGAGCAGGGCGAGGACGGCCAGGGATCCGCGCCCGGACCGACCGCCGGCAACGAGCACCTCGACAAGAGCGTCGAGGAACTCGAACTCTCGGTCCGGTCGTACAACTGCCTCAAGAACGCGAACATCCGGACGATTCGCGAGCTCGTGCAGAAGAGTGAAGGCGAGATGCTGAAGACCAAGAACTTCGGCCGGAAGTCGCTCAACGAGATCAAGGACATCCTGCAGACGATGGGCCTCAGTCTCGGCATGCGGGTGGACTCGGCGGCCAGGACGGCAGCGGAGTAA
- the rplQ gene encoding 50S ribosomal protein L17, producing MRHRVAHRKLGRVTEHRISLLRNQATAILEHEHIITTVPKAKELRPYVERLISVAKRGVAAGGLQLLNARRMVGQDIANRDVLKKLFDTLAPRFAERPGGYVRILKAGVRKGDAAPVALVELIGSEFDPKKAEAAGKDGKAAAKDGKQGGMAGRLRRVAERVRGRKADADETGAPVHERTKAPTRSTAKPRQTGRTGGNKGS from the coding sequence ATGCGTCATCGAGTTGCCCATCGGAAGCTGGGACGAGTCACCGAGCACCGCATCAGCCTGCTGCGCAATCAGGCCACCGCGATCCTCGAGCACGAGCACATCATCACCACCGTGCCCAAGGCGAAGGAACTGCGGCCGTACGTGGAGCGCCTGATCAGCGTGGCGAAGCGCGGGGTGGCGGCGGGTGGATTGCAGTTGCTGAACGCCAGACGAATGGTCGGCCAGGATATCGCCAACCGCGACGTCCTCAAGAAGCTGTTCGATACGCTGGCGCCGCGGTTTGCCGAACGGCCCGGCGGCTACGTTCGCATCCTGAAGGCTGGCGTTCGCAAGGGCGACGCCGCCCCGGTGGCGCTGGTCGAGTTAATCGGCAGCGAATTCGATCCGAAGAAGGCCGAGGCGGCTGGCAAGGACGGCAAGGCCGCCGCCAAGGACGGCAAGCAGGGCGGCATGGCCGGCCGGTTGCGCCGCGTGGCCGAGCGGGTCCGCGGTCGCAAGGCCGACGCCGACGAGACGGGCGCTCCGGTGCACGAGCGCACGAAGGCCCCGACCCGATCCACGGCAAAACCGCGTCAGACTGGCCGTACCGGCGGCAACAAAGGAAGCTAA
- the fusA gene encoding elongation factor G — MKVYDAASIRNVALVGHSGSGKTQLASAILFDAGMVNRLGKVDEGNTVTDFDEEEIARKHTLSASISYAEWNKTKINIIDTPGFANFFSDTRAALGVADGAIVVIDAVSGVEVQTEKVWEAAEAQELPRIVVLSRMDRERASLARTLESIQASFGRMVVPIQMPIGDEKDFKGVVDLIGLKAYTFATDGSGKMAEEPVPADLAAAVNAARDALVEMVAEADDTLIEKFFESGTLTQDELIGGLRRAVAGRKMFPLVCTSAINNVGVQPALDALLAYFPAASDRSFKATDKAGADVAITVADSGPLSVFVWKTIADPFAGRISLFRVVRGSLKADSTVQNLSHESAERVGHLTLLQGKTPTDVPEIKAGDIGAVAKLKDTQTNHTIGDKDGGVCFKPLVFPDPVLSYAIEPKTRGDEEKISTALHRLLEEDPTVRYSRDQQTNELLLAGQGQMHIEVTVAKLKRRFAVEVNLKLPRIPYRETITQATEAHGRHKKQTGGHGQFGDCTIKMEPLPRGSDFEFVDKIFGGSIPLNFRPAVEKGIQDTRVRGYLAGYPVLDFRVTLLDGKFHPVDSNELSFRMAGRLAFKDGMTRAKPTILEPVMNVEVYVPSDFAGDIMGDINSRRGHVSGMDTRGSTTVVKAQVPMAEMLTYEQTLTSNTGGRGTYHMEYSHYQEVPSHLQAKIIAAAKAEKGEAAEEEEE; from the coding sequence ATGAAGGTCTATGACGCCGCAAGCATCAGGAATGTCGCGCTTGTCGGTCACAGCGGGTCAGGCAAGACCCAGTTGGCGTCCGCCATCCTGTTCGACGCCGGAATGGTCAACCGCTTGGGCAAGGTGGACGAAGGCAACACGGTCACCGACTTCGACGAAGAAGAAATCGCCCGCAAGCACACCCTGTCGGCCAGCATCAGTTACGCCGAGTGGAACAAGACCAAGATCAACATCATCGATACGCCCGGGTTCGCGAACTTCTTCAGCGATACCCGGGCGGCGCTCGGCGTGGCCGATGGCGCCATCGTGGTGATTGACGCGGTGTCCGGCGTTGAAGTGCAGACCGAGAAGGTGTGGGAAGCAGCCGAGGCGCAGGAACTCCCGCGGATTGTCGTGCTGAGCCGCATGGACCGGGAACGCGCGAGCCTCGCTCGCACGCTCGAGTCCATCCAGGCGTCGTTCGGCCGGATGGTCGTCCCGATCCAGATGCCGATCGGCGACGAGAAGGACTTCAAGGGCGTCGTCGACCTGATCGGCCTGAAGGCCTACACCTTCGCCACCGACGGCTCCGGCAAGATGGCCGAAGAGCCGGTTCCCGCGGATCTCGCCGCTGCCGTGAACGCCGCGCGGGACGCGCTGGTCGAGATGGTCGCTGAAGCGGACGACACGCTGATCGAGAAGTTCTTCGAGTCCGGCACGCTGACGCAGGACGAACTGATTGGCGGGCTGCGCCGGGCAGTCGCCGGGCGCAAGATGTTCCCGTTGGTGTGCACCTCCGCCATCAACAACGTCGGCGTGCAGCCCGCGCTCGACGCGTTGCTCGCCTACTTCCCGGCGGCATCCGACCGCTCATTCAAGGCGACCGACAAGGCGGGGGCCGACGTCGCCATCACGGTCGCCGACAGCGGGCCGCTCTCCGTCTTCGTGTGGAAGACCATCGCCGACCCGTTCGCCGGTCGCATCAGCCTGTTCCGCGTCGTCCGTGGATCGCTCAAGGCCGACTCGACGGTGCAGAATCTGTCGCACGAATCGGCCGAGCGCGTCGGCCATCTGACGTTGCTGCAGGGCAAGACGCCGACCGACGTGCCCGAGATCAAGGCCGGCGACATCGGCGCGGTGGCCAAACTCAAGGACACGCAGACCAACCACACGATCGGCGACAAGGACGGCGGCGTGTGCTTCAAGCCTCTCGTGTTCCCCGATCCGGTGCTCTCGTACGCCATCGAGCCGAAGACCAGAGGCGACGAAGAGAAGATCAGCACGGCGCTGCACCGCCTCCTCGAAGAGGATCCGACGGTCCGGTACAGCCGGGACCAGCAGACCAACGAGCTGCTGCTCGCCGGACAGGGCCAGATGCACATCGAAGTGACGGTCGCGAAACTGAAGCGCCGGTTTGCCGTCGAGGTCAACCTGAAGCTGCCGCGGATCCCCTACCGGGAGACGATCACGCAGGCGACCGAGGCGCACGGGCGGCACAAGAAACAGACCGGGGGTCACGGGCAGTTCGGCGATTGCACGATCAAGATGGAACCGCTCCCGCGAGGATCCGATTTCGAATTCGTCGACAAGATTTTCGGCGGGTCGATCCCGCTGAACTTCCGCCCGGCGGTCGAAAAGGGCATTCAAGACACCCGCGTGCGCGGGTATCTGGCTGGCTACCCGGTGCTCGACTTCAGGGTCACCCTGCTCGACGGCAAGTTTCACCCGGTCGATTCCAACGAGCTCTCGTTCAGGATGGCGGGGCGGCTGGCGTTCAAGGATGGCATGACGCGGGCCAAACCGACGATCCTCGAGCCGGTGATGAACGTCGAGGTGTACGTCCCGAGCGATTTTGCCGGAGACATCATGGGCGACATCAACAGCCGGCGCGGGCACGTCTCGGGGATGGACACGCGCGGGTCCACGACGGTGGTCAAGGCGCAGGTGCCGATGGCCGAGATGCTCACCTACGAACAGACACTGACGTCGAACACCGGAGGCCGCGGCACGTACCACATGGAGTATTCCCACTACCAGGAAGTGCCGTCTCACCTGCAGGCGAAGATCATCGCGGCCGCCAAGGCCGAGAAGGGCGAGGCGGCCGAGGAAGAAGAAGAGTAG
- a CDS encoding ABC transporter permease: MAMRFALLSDVVVMAYDTLRGNKMRSALTVLGVVIGITAIVGMTSIIRGFDESLRDSIRELGPDTMFVAKFSGLSFASGKEFKDLIKRPVLTVADAKAIERDAPSAGKVDVWLGAWMAGTRERVYYKGEKTKQLGIIGVSENYAAVNFLKLTGGRFFVQAEVEHRRNLAVLGDSPAKALFANVDPVGKVVRIAGDEYEVIGYVAPRPSVGGLGGGQDDFVVIPYTTYQKQFGWRNMSGNVHVGGTQTNANAMRSAMIAVVPAEGATRDQAMAEVEQVMRVRHGLKLEQPNDFDIITQDAALKMWDQISGATFIGLVVISSIALMVGGIGVMAIMMISVTERTREIGVRKALGARRREILWQFLFEAVFLTSVGGILGVALGASIGVGVHYLTGFPVSLPWWSFALGLGFSGGVGIFFGLVPAIRASRLDPIEALRYE, translated from the coding sequence ATGGCGATGCGCTTCGCGCTTCTGTCGGACGTGGTCGTGATGGCGTACGACACGCTGCGCGGCAACAAGATGCGGTCGGCGCTGACGGTTCTGGGAGTCGTAATCGGCATCACCGCGATCGTCGGCATGACCTCGATCATCCGGGGCTTCGACGAGTCGCTGCGCGACTCGATCCGGGAACTCGGACCCGACACCATGTTTGTCGCCAAGTTCAGCGGCCTGAGTTTCGCGTCGGGCAAGGAATTCAAGGATCTGATCAAGCGGCCGGTGCTAACCGTCGCTGATGCGAAGGCGATCGAGCGTGACGCGCCATCGGCCGGCAAAGTCGACGTGTGGCTTGGCGCCTGGATGGCCGGCACCCGAGAGCGCGTCTACTACAAGGGCGAGAAGACCAAGCAACTCGGCATCATCGGGGTGTCGGAGAACTATGCCGCCGTCAACTTTCTGAAGCTGACCGGCGGGCGGTTCTTCGTCCAGGCCGAGGTCGAGCACCGGCGCAATCTTGCGGTCCTCGGAGATTCACCCGCCAAGGCCCTGTTCGCGAATGTCGACCCCGTCGGCAAGGTGGTTCGCATCGCCGGGGACGAGTACGAAGTCATCGGCTACGTCGCGCCGCGCCCAAGCGTCGGTGGGCTGGGGGGCGGCCAGGACGACTTCGTGGTCATTCCGTACACGACCTATCAGAAGCAGTTCGGGTGGCGCAACATGTCCGGCAATGTGCACGTGGGGGGAACGCAGACCAACGCCAACGCCATGAGAAGCGCCATGATCGCCGTCGTACCCGCCGAAGGCGCCACGCGCGACCAGGCGATGGCCGAGGTGGAGCAGGTCATGCGCGTCCGGCACGGACTGAAGCTGGAGCAGCCCAACGACTTCGATATCATCACGCAGGATGCGGCGCTCAAGATGTGGGATCAGATCTCCGGCGCGACGTTCATTGGCCTGGTCGTCATCTCATCGATTGCCCTGATGGTCGGCGGCATCGGGGTCATGGCGATCATGATGATCTCGGTGACCGAGCGCACGAGGGAGATCGGCGTTCGCAAGGCCCTCGGGGCCCGCCGCCGCGAGATCCTCTGGCAGTTCCTGTTCGAAGCGGTGTTCCTCACGTCGGTCGGGGGGATCCTGGGCGTCGCCCTTGGCGCTTCGATTGGCGTCGGCGTGCACTACCTGACCGGCTTCCCGGTGTCGCTTCCCTGGTGGAGCTTCGCGCTGGGCCTCGGTTTCTCTGGCGGCGTCGGCATCTTCTTCGGTCTGGTGCCGGCCATCCGCGCCTCGCGTCTGGACCCGATCGAAGCGCTCAGGTACGAGTAG